From Corallococcus soli, a single genomic window includes:
- the sitA6 gene encoding SitA6 family polymorphic toxin lipoprotein has protein sequence MGKWLACGVLGLLLAACASSTPLQQRWDEAEAECGEASEDACVTLLCEGTECGFYRCEDVPGEVVLARGLPPRPPPVAVAPAPGSGPRRNWGGSNSLPGGKKPVVVFPRPDNVRPVELPQRRLSAGKMEKHHIFPQAQELARWFKQQGVDIHLYTLPLPVHVHRRIHSGKSMGGEWNQAWREFISAKPNATPQEIHQHAGVLIYRFQLTGGPIQQYN, from the coding sequence CTGGGGAAGTGGCTGGCGTGCGGTGTGCTGGGGTTGTTGCTGGCGGCCTGCGCTTCCAGCACGCCGCTCCAGCAACGGTGGGATGAGGCGGAAGCGGAGTGCGGCGAGGCGAGTGAAGATGCCTGCGTGACCCTGCTGTGCGAGGGCACGGAGTGCGGCTTCTATCGCTGTGAGGACGTACCCGGGGAGGTGGTGCTGGCGCGCGGCCTTCCGCCACGTCCGCCTCCCGTGGCGGTGGCCCCCGCTCCGGGCAGTGGGCCCCGGCGCAACTGGGGCGGGAGCAATAGCCTGCCGGGCGGCAAGAAGCCCGTCGTGGTCTTCCCCCGGCCTGACAACGTCAGGCCTGTGGAGCTTCCGCAACGCCGGTTGTCCGCAGGGAAGATGGAGAAGCACCACATCTTCCCTCAGGCACAGGAACTGGCTCGGTGGTTCAAGCAACAGGGCGTCGACATCCACCTCTATACCCTACCCCTTCCAGTTCACGTTCACCGCCGCATTCACAGCGGAAAGTCCATGGGCGGCGAGTGGAATCAGGCATGGCGCGAGTTCATCAGTGCAAAACCAAATGCCACTCCACAAGAAATCCATCAGCACGCGGGCGTGCTCATCTACCGCTTTCAGCTCACTGGCGGTCCCATCCAGCAGTACAACTGA
- the sitI6 gene encoding SitI6 family double-CXXCG motif immunity protein has product MPRYFWLRDDTVATARYSGDFDAAHKWGLPGLKNCPGCGATWGGAGHNYPAVDLSLIPEHGEFEEPRPEPFHEFVRLQALVRPIAPPNSKLPPGTTFGPLVGAASGQFGPFMWLGISMMIIRRDTLNNLQAAGVRGLLGARTELRFRQKTPPDILELQIEPRGLLHRDCLPPDVVPPCTTCGRQGFTRPDDPILDEASLPTDTDLFRVGNFATVIIGTDRFKDAVEQGGWEGIQFRELPVR; this is encoded by the coding sequence ATGCCCCGCTACTTCTGGCTGCGCGACGACACGGTCGCCACGGCGCGTTACAGCGGCGATTTTGATGCCGCGCACAAATGGGGTCTCCCAGGCCTCAAGAATTGTCCAGGCTGCGGTGCCACCTGGGGAGGCGCGGGACACAATTACCCGGCCGTGGACCTTTCGCTCATTCCCGAGCATGGAGAATTCGAAGAGCCCCGACCCGAACCGTTCCATGAGTTCGTCCGCCTCCAGGCGTTGGTGCGTCCCATTGCCCCACCGAATTCAAAACTTCCTCCTGGGACCACCTTCGGTCCTCTCGTAGGAGCTGCTTCGGGGCAGTTCGGCCCGTTCATGTGGCTTGGGATCTCGATGATGATCATCCGCCGCGACACGCTCAACAACCTCCAGGCCGCTGGCGTTCGGGGACTCCTCGGAGCCCGCACGGAGCTGCGGTTCCGCCAGAAGACGCCGCCGGACATCCTCGAACTGCAAATCGAGCCACGCGGGCTGCTCCACCGGGACTGCCTTCCCCCTGACGTGGTGCCCCCTTGCACCACTTGCGGACGACAAGGTTTCACCCGGCCGGACGACCCCATCCTCGACGAAGCCTCACTGCCCACGGACACGGACCTGTTCCGCGTGGGCAACTTCGCCACCGTCATCATCGGCACCGACCGCTTCAAGGACGCCGTGGAGCAGGGTGGATGGGAGGGCATCCAATTCCGTGAACTGCCCGTGCGTTGA
- the sitA6 gene encoding SitA6 family polymorphic toxin lipoprotein, translating into MGKWLACGVLGLLLAACASSTPLQQRWDEAEAECGEASEDACVTLLCEGTECGFYRCEDVPGEVVLARGLPPRPPPVAVAPAPGSGPRRNWGGSMNLPGGKKPVVVFPKAEDIRSVVVPQRRLSAGKMEKHHIFPQAPDLARWFKRQGVDIHLYTLPLPVHVHRRIHSGGDRGGDWNQAWREFRDANEHALPAEIYKHAGSLIYRFQLTGDSIQQYY; encoded by the coding sequence CTGGGGAAGTGGCTGGCGTGCGGCGTGCTGGGGTTGTTGTTGGCGGCGTGCGCTTCCAGCACGCCGCTCCAGCAGCGGTGGGATGAGGCGGAAGCGGAGTGCGGCGAGGCGAGTGAAGACGCCTGTGTGACCCTGCTGTGTGAGGGCACGGAGTGTGGCTTTTATCGCTGTGAGGACGTGCCCGGGGAGGTGGTGCTGGCGCGCGGCCTTCCACCCCGTCCGCCTCCCGTGGCGGTGGCTCCCGCCCCGGGCAGCGGGCCCCGGCGCAACTGGGGCGGGAGCATGAACCTGCCGGGTGGCAAGAAGCCCGTCGTGGTGTTCCCCAAGGCCGAAGACATTCGGTCCGTGGTAGTTCCGCAGCGACGGTTGTCCGCGGGGAAGATGGAGAAGCATCACATCTTCCCGCAGGCGCCGGATCTCGCTCGGTGGTTCAAGCGACAGGGCGTCGACATCCACCTCTACACGCTGCCCCTTCCCGTTCACGTTCACCGACGCATCCATAGCGGAGGGGACAGGGGCGGCGATTGGAATCAGGCTTGGCGCGAGTTTCGCGATGCAAACGAGCATGCCCTACCTGCGGAGATCTACAAACACGCCGGAAGCCTCATCTATCGCTTTCAACTCACGGGTGATTCCATCCAGCAGTATTACTGA
- the sitI6 gene encoding SitI6 family double-CXXCG motif immunity protein: MSRYFYLRPDKATWATYKGEFNAVPKWGLPGLKDCPGCGASWSSWGTHYPAVDLSELPERHEFEEARQEPFHEFVRLRELVRPLAPPNSKLPPGTDFGPLVGPASGRLAPFSGLESCWIVVRRDTFDSLQAAGVRGLLGCKTELKFRQKTPPELIELQIEPRGLLHRDCLPPDLAPPCTTCGRQGFTLPDDPILDEASLPTDTDLFRVGNFATVIIGTDRFKDAVEQGGWEGIKFRELPVR, encoded by the coding sequence ATGAGCCGTTATTTCTATCTTCGTCCCGACAAAGCAACCTGGGCCACCTACAAGGGTGAGTTCAATGCCGTCCCAAAATGGGGGTTGCCCGGCCTGAAGGATTGTCCGGGCTGTGGTGCCTCCTGGTCATCCTGGGGCACTCACTATCCCGCCGTGGATCTGTCGGAGCTTCCAGAACGACACGAGTTCGAAGAAGCTCGACAAGAACCCTTTCACGAATTCGTGCGTCTCCGGGAGTTGGTGCGTCCCCTGGCGCCTCCCAATTCCAAGCTTCCACCCGGCACCGACTTCGGTCCGTTGGTCGGTCCTGCTTCCGGTCGGCTCGCTCCCTTCTCGGGACTTGAAAGCTGTTGGATTGTCGTTCGCCGGGACACCTTCGACAGCCTCCAGGCAGCGGGCGTGCGTGGATTGCTCGGCTGCAAGACGGAGCTGAAGTTCCGTCAGAAGACGCCGCCGGAGCTCATCGAACTCCAGATCGAACCACGCGGTCTGTTGCACCGTGACTGCCTGCCGCCGGATCTGGCCCCTCCCTGCACCACTTGCGGACGACAAGGTTTCACCCTGCCGGACGACCCCATCCTCGATGAAGCCTCGCTGCCCACGGACACGGACCTGTTCCGCGTGGGCAACTTCGCCACCGTCATCATCGGCACCGACCGCTTCAAGGACGCCGTGGAGCAGGGTGGATGGGAGGGCATCAAGTTCCGTGAACTTCCCGTGCGCTGA